A single genomic interval of Streptomyces sp. 1222.5 harbors:
- a CDS encoding glycoside hydrolase family 25 protein — MLHGIDVSAYQASAYDTDGLSFVFIKATEGRSYVNPRLTAQTKTARDAGLLVGFYHFLWPGSLTDQAEYFLRHAPDRPGDLLAVDWETTGEGTHASNAEKDRFIRKLKELRPDNRVVLYANRDFWLNIDTTSYAGDGLWIADYVTAGKPRIKAKWRFHQYTSEPHDKDVANFASRAALREWAADA, encoded by the coding sequence ATGCTCCACGGCATCGACGTCAGCGCCTACCAGGCCTCCGCGTACGACACGGACGGTCTCTCCTTCGTCTTCATCAAGGCGACGGAGGGCCGTTCCTACGTCAATCCCCGGCTCACCGCCCAGACGAAGACCGCCCGAGACGCCGGACTGCTCGTCGGCTTCTACCACTTCCTGTGGCCGGGCAGCCTCACCGACCAGGCCGAGTACTTCCTCCGCCACGCCCCCGACCGCCCGGGGGACCTCCTCGCCGTCGACTGGGAGACGACCGGCGAGGGCACGCACGCGAGCAACGCGGAGAAGGACCGCTTCATCCGCAAGCTGAAGGAACTGCGGCCGGACAACCGGGTCGTGCTGTACGCGAACCGGGACTTCTGGCTGAACATCGACACGACCTCGTACGCGGGCGACGGCCTGTGGATCGCGGACTACGTCACCGCCGGCAAGCCCCGCATCAAGGCCAAGTGGCGGTTCCACCAGTACACCAGCGAACCGCACGACAAGGACGTGGCGAACTTCGCGAGCAGGGCGGCGCTCAGGGAGTGGGCCGCCGACGCGTGA
- the gcvT gene encoding glycine cleavage system aminomethyltransferase GcvT, with protein MSSTEPRLTALDAVHRSLGATMTDFAGWDMPLRYGSERDEHLAVRTRAGLFDLSHMGEITVSGADAAALLNHALVGNIASVGVGRARYTMICQADGGILDDLIVYRLAETEYMVVANASNAQVVLDALTERAAGFDAEVRDDRDAYALIAVQGPESPGILKSLTDADLDGLKYYAGLPGTVAGVPALIARTGYTGEDGFELFVKPEHAVELWQALTEAGEGAGLVPCGLSCRDTLRLEAGMPLYGHELTTSLTPFDAGLGRVVKFEKEGDFVGREALAAAAERASAEPPRVLVGLIAEGRRVPRAGYPVVADGQVIGEVTSGAPSPTLGKPIAMAYVDAAHAAPGSAGVGVDIRGSHEPYEVVALPFYKRQK; from the coding sequence ATGAGCAGCACTGAACCCCGTCTCACCGCGCTCGATGCCGTGCATCGCTCGCTCGGTGCGACGATGACCGACTTCGCCGGCTGGGACATGCCCCTGCGCTACGGCTCCGAGCGCGACGAGCACCTCGCCGTGCGGACCAGGGCCGGCCTCTTCGACCTCTCCCACATGGGCGAGATCACCGTGTCCGGCGCCGATGCGGCCGCCCTGCTGAACCACGCCCTGGTCGGCAACATCGCCTCGGTCGGTGTCGGCCGCGCCCGCTACACCATGATCTGCCAGGCCGACGGCGGCATCCTGGACGACCTGATCGTCTACCGGCTCGCCGAGACCGAGTACATGGTCGTGGCCAACGCCTCGAACGCGCAGGTGGTGCTGGACGCGCTCACCGAGCGTGCCGCCGGCTTCGACGCCGAGGTCCGCGACGACCGGGACGCCTACGCGCTGATCGCCGTCCAGGGCCCGGAGTCCCCCGGCATCCTGAAGTCGCTCACCGACGCCGACCTGGACGGCCTGAAGTACTACGCCGGCCTGCCCGGCACGGTCGCCGGCGTGCCCGCGCTGATCGCCCGCACCGGTTACACCGGCGAGGACGGCTTCGAGCTGTTCGTGAAGCCGGAGCACGCGGTCGAGCTGTGGCAGGCGCTGACCGAGGCCGGCGAGGGCGCCGGTCTGGTGCCGTGCGGTCTGTCCTGCCGGGACACCCTGCGCCTGGAGGCGGGCATGCCGCTGTACGGGCACGAGCTGACCACCTCCCTTACCCCCTTCGACGCCGGGCTCGGCCGCGTGGTCAAGTTCGAGAAGGAGGGCGACTTCGTCGGGCGCGAGGCGCTCGCCGCGGCCGCCGAGCGCGCCTCCGCCGAGCCGCCCCGGGTCCTGGTCGGCCTGATCGCCGAGGGCCGCCGGGTGCCGCGCGCCGGGTACCCCGTCGTCGCGGACGGCCAGGTGATCGGCGAGGTCACCTCCGGCGCCCCCTCCCCCACCCTGGGCAAGCCGATCGCCATGGCCTACGTCGACGCCGCGCACGCGGCGCCGGGCAGCGCGGGCGTGGGCGTGGACATCCGGGGCAGCCACGAGCCGTACGAGGTCGTGGCGCTGCCCTTCTACAAGCGCCAGAAGTAG
- a CDS encoding ABC transporter permease, with amino-acid sequence MTAPIETTGAAAEAQPEAVLAGAGKGQIEGRSLGQIAWTRFKKDKVAVAGGIIVILLILLAILSRPLQAALGLDPNAFNQDLITPDTSLPKGSWGGMSADHPLGVDPKFGRDIATRVLEGSWVSLVVAFGATILSNVIGAIMGVIAGYYGGRVDNVISRLMDTFLAFPLLLFAIAISATLQGGAFGLNGLPLHLSVLIFVIGFFNWPYLGRIVRGQTLALREREFVDASRGMGAKAPYILFRELMPNLVGPIIVYSTLLIPTNILFEASLSFLGVGIQPPQASWGGMLREAVTYYQVDPQYMIVPGLAIFVTVLAFNLLGDGLRDALDPRSR; translated from the coding sequence GTGACCGCACCGATCGAGACCACCGGGGCGGCAGCCGAGGCACAGCCGGAGGCTGTGCTCGCGGGTGCCGGTAAGGGGCAGATCGAGGGTCGTTCTCTGGGTCAGATCGCCTGGACCCGGTTCAAGAAGGACAAGGTCGCCGTCGCCGGCGGCATCATCGTGATCCTGCTGATCCTCCTCGCGATCCTCTCGCGCCCCCTCCAGGCCGCCCTGGGGCTCGACCCCAACGCCTTCAACCAGGACCTGATCACCCCGGACACCTCGCTGCCCAAGGGCAGTTGGGGCGGCATGAGCGCGGACCACCCGCTCGGCGTGGACCCCAAGTTCGGCCGTGACATCGCCACCCGCGTCCTGGAGGGCTCCTGGGTGTCGCTGGTGGTCGCCTTCGGCGCCACCATCCTGTCCAACGTGATCGGCGCGATCATGGGTGTCATCGCCGGCTACTACGGCGGCCGCGTCGACAACGTGATCAGCCGGCTGATGGACACGTTCCTGGCCTTCCCCCTCCTGCTGTTCGCCATCGCCATCTCCGCGACCCTGCAGGGCGGCGCGTTCGGCCTCAACGGGCTCCCGCTCCACCTGAGCGTGCTCATCTTCGTCATCGGCTTCTTCAACTGGCCCTACCTGGGCCGGATCGTCCGCGGGCAGACCCTCGCCCTGCGGGAGCGCGAGTTCGTCGACGCCTCCCGCGGCATGGGTGCCAAGGCCCCGTACATCCTGTTCCGGGAGCTGATGCCCAACCTGGTCGGCCCGATCATCGTCTACTCGACGCTGCTCATCCCGACCAACATCCTCTTCGAGGCGTCCCTGAGCTTCCTCGGCGTCGGCATCCAGCCCCCGCAGGCGTCCTGGGGCGGCATGCTCCGCGAAGCGGTCACGTACTACCAGGTCGACCCGCAGTACATGATCGTTCCCGGTCTCGCCATCTTCGTGACCGTCCTGGCCTTCAACCTGCTGGGTGACGGTCTCCGCGATGCTCTCGACCCACGCAGCCGCTGA
- a CDS encoding enhanced serine sensitivity protein SseB: MDFPADISADFPAQAHPHPHGGWPGNELEEVLSASLGIPAAGGRIVEVLGRSFLWIPLPNGGGPDSGPLDLPTTEIDGQVYVPVFSSEEQLRQVAGSHMSFTIAPAVEFAQGLPPQAGLVVNPGGVVGVPLPPEAVAELCRAGRTPLDGLGTGGRVRLFEPDWQDDPVDFLAAASAEFAQTGVVLTARRCLAAIETADPVMFVGVELSQWDGDLRALPLEALGRALGKVPVKWPVNLVLLDVAQDPVADWLKTHVRPFHQYGH, translated from the coding sequence ATGGACTTCCCGGCGGACATCAGCGCGGACTTCCCGGCACAGGCGCACCCCCACCCGCACGGCGGCTGGCCGGGCAACGAACTGGAGGAGGTGCTCTCGGCATCCCTCGGCATACCCGCGGCCGGCGGCCGGATCGTCGAGGTCCTCGGCCGGAGCTTCCTGTGGATCCCCCTGCCCAACGGCGGAGGCCCGGACAGCGGCCCGCTCGACCTGCCCACCACCGAGATCGACGGCCAGGTGTACGTCCCGGTGTTCAGCTCCGAGGAGCAGCTGCGCCAGGTGGCCGGCTCTCACATGTCGTTCACCATCGCCCCCGCCGTGGAGTTCGCCCAGGGCCTGCCCCCGCAGGCGGGCCTGGTCGTGAACCCGGGAGGCGTGGTCGGCGTGCCGCTGCCGCCCGAGGCGGTCGCCGAGCTGTGCCGGGCCGGCCGCACCCCGCTCGACGGGCTCGGCACCGGCGGCCGGGTCCGGCTCTTCGAGCCCGACTGGCAGGACGACCCGGTCGACTTCCTCGCCGCCGCCTCCGCCGAGTTCGCGCAGACCGGCGTGGTGCTCACCGCCCGCCGCTGCCTCGCCGCGATCGAGACGGCCGACCCGGTGATGTTCGTGGGCGTCGAACTCTCCCAGTGGGACGGCGACCTGCGCGCGCTGCCGCTGGAGGCCCTGGGCCGGGCCCTCGGCAAAGTCCCGGTCAAGTGGCCGGTCAACCTCGTCCTCCTGGACGTCGCCCAGGACCCGGTCGCCGACTGGCTGAAGACCCACGTCCGCCCCTTCCACCAGTACGGTCACTAG
- a CDS encoding DUF4097 family beta strand repeat-containing protein, which translates to MPKFATPAPVTAHLDIPAGRIQLIAADRADTTVEILPADPSKGRDVKAAERIDVSYDAGVLRITAREPAHRVLGNPGSVEVTVQLPAGSHLHATAALAELRGVGRLGHVTLDAAQATVKLDETDEARLTLKAGDITLGRLAGPADISTQKGDLTVTEAHRGTLTLRTQHGRICVGAARGTSATLDAGTAYGRIHNALANTDGATAGLTIHASTGYGDIDARSL; encoded by the coding sequence ATGCCGAAGTTCGCCACCCCCGCCCCCGTGACCGCCCACCTCGACATCCCCGCCGGACGCATCCAGCTCATCGCCGCCGACCGCGCCGACACCACCGTCGAGATCCTGCCCGCCGACCCCTCCAAGGGCCGCGACGTGAAGGCCGCCGAGCGGATCGACGTCAGCTACGACGCCGGCGTCCTGCGCATCACCGCCCGCGAGCCCGCACACCGCGTCCTCGGCAACCCCGGATCCGTCGAGGTCACCGTCCAACTCCCCGCCGGCTCCCACCTCCACGCCACCGCCGCCCTCGCCGAACTCCGCGGCGTCGGACGCCTCGGCCACGTCACCCTCGACGCCGCACAGGCCACCGTCAAACTCGACGAGACCGACGAAGCCCGCCTCACCCTCAAGGCCGGCGACATCACCCTCGGCCGCCTGGCCGGCCCCGCCGACATCAGCACCCAGAAAGGCGACCTGACCGTCACCGAGGCCCACCGCGGCACCCTCACCCTGCGCACCCAGCACGGCCGGATCTGCGTCGGCGCCGCCCGCGGCACCTCCGCCACCCTCGACGCAGGCACCGCCTACGGCCGCATCCACAACGCACTCGCCAACACCGACGGCGCCACCGCCGGCCTCACCATCCACGCGTCCACCGGCTACGGCGACATCGACGCCCGCAGCCTGTAG
- the gcvH gene encoding glycine cleavage system protein GcvH codes for MSNPQQLRYSKEHEWLSAAEDGVSTVGITEFAANALGDVVYAQLPEVGSTVEAGETCGELESTKSVSDLYSPVTGEITEINEDVVNDPSLVNSAPFEGGWLFKVRISDEPADLLSADEYAAHTAG; via the coding sequence ATGAGCAACCCCCAGCAGCTGCGCTACAGCAAGGAGCACGAGTGGCTGTCGGCCGCCGAGGACGGCGTCTCGACGGTCGGCATCACCGAGTTCGCGGCCAACGCGCTCGGCGATGTGGTCTACGCCCAGCTCCCCGAGGTCGGCTCCACCGTGGAGGCGGGCGAGACCTGCGGTGAGCTGGAGTCGACGAAGTCGGTCTCCGACCTGTACTCGCCGGTGACCGGCGAGATCACCGAGATCAACGAGGACGTCGTCAACGACCCGTCGCTGGTCAACTCCGCCCCCTTCGAGGGCGGCTGGCTGTTCAAGGTCCGCATCTCGGACGAGCCGGCCGACCTGCTCTCCGCCGACGAGTACGCCGCCCACACCGCCGGCTGA
- a CDS encoding L-serine ammonia-lyase gives MAISVFDLFSIGIGPSSSHTVGPMRAARMFARRLRNEGLLEKVAAVRTELYGSLGATGHGHGTPKAVLLGLAGDSPRTVDVETADARVEAIKSEGRIALLGEHEIAFDFDRDLVLHRRKALPYHANGMTVWAFDASGDELLSKTYYSVGGGFVVDEDAVGADRIKLDDTVLKYPFRTGDELLRLTKETGLSISSLMLENERAWRTEDEIRAGLLEIWRVMRECVQRGMSREGILPGGLKVRRRAAVSARQLRAEGDPLAHAMEWITLYAMAVNEENAAGGRVVTAPTNGAAGIIPAVLHYYMNFVPGADEDGVVRFLLAAGAIGMLFKENASISGAEVGCQGEVGSACSMAAGALAEVLGGSPEQVENAAEIGMEHNLGLTCDPVGGLVQIPCIERNGMAAVKAVTAAKMAMRGDGSHKVSLDKVIKTMKETGADMSVKYKETARGGLAVNIIEC, from the coding sequence GTGGCCATCTCGGTCTTCGACCTGTTCTCGATCGGCATCGGCCCGTCCAGCTCCCACACGGTCGGCCCGATGCGTGCGGCGCGGATGTTCGCCCGCCGCCTGCGCAACGAAGGGCTGCTGGAGAAAGTGGCCGCGGTCCGCACCGAGCTGTACGGCTCGCTGGGTGCGACCGGACACGGCCACGGCACCCCGAAGGCCGTCCTGCTCGGCCTGGCCGGCGACTCGCCGCGCACGGTGGACGTCGAGACGGCGGACGCGCGCGTGGAGGCGATCAAGTCCGAGGGCCGGATCGCCCTGCTGGGCGAGCACGAGATCGCCTTCGACTTCGACCGCGATCTCGTACTGCACCGCCGCAAGGCCCTGCCGTACCACGCCAACGGCATGACGGTCTGGGCGTTCGACGCCTCGGGCGACGAGCTGCTGTCCAAGACGTACTACTCGGTCGGCGGCGGCTTCGTCGTGGACGAGGACGCGGTCGGCGCGGACCGCATCAAGCTGGACGACACGGTCCTGAAGTACCCCTTCCGCACGGGCGACGAGCTGCTGCGCCTGACGAAGGAGACCGGCCTGTCGATCTCCTCGCTGATGCTGGAGAACGAGCGGGCCTGGCGCACCGAGGACGAGATCCGGGCGGGTCTGCTGGAGATATGGCGTGTCATGCGCGAGTGCGTCCAGCGCGGCATGTCCCGCGAGGGCATCCTGCCCGGCGGTCTGAAGGTCCGCCGCCGCGCCGCCGTCTCGGCCCGCCAGCTGCGCGCCGAGGGCGACCCGCTGGCGCACGCCATGGAGTGGATCACGCTCTACGCGATGGCGGTGAACGAGGAGAACGCGGCGGGCGGCCGGGTCGTCACCGCCCCCACGAACGGCGCGGCGGGGATCATCCCGGCGGTCCTGCACTACTACATGAACTTCGTGCCCGGAGCCGACGAGGACGGCGTGGTCCGCTTCCTGCTCGCCGCCGGCGCGATCGGCATGCTGTTCAAGGAGAACGCCTCCATCTCCGGCGCCGAGGTCGGCTGCCAGGGCGAGGTCGGCTCCGCCTGCTCGATGGCGGCCGGCGCGCTGGCCGAGGTCCTGGGCGGCTCGCCGGAGCAGGTCGAGAACGCCGCCGAGATCGGCATGGAGCACAACCTGGGCCTGACCTGCGACCCGGTCGGTGGCCTGGTGCAGATCCCCTGCATCGAGCGCAACGGCATGGCCGCGGTGAAGGCGGTCACGGCCGCGAAGATGGCGATGCGCGGCGACGGCTCCCACAAGGTGTCCCTGGACAAGGTCATCAAGACCATGAAGGAGACCGGCGCGGACATGTCCGTGAAGTACAAGGAGACGGCGCGGGGCGGGCTCGCGGTGAACATCATCGAGTGCTGA
- a CDS encoding phosphatidylinositol-specific phospholipase C domain-containing protein, which produces MRGIRRPAALVGAAALLAVAPGHAHAASPKFSETTAIGTHNAYDKAKYTYFAQALDSGASLLELDVYVDSITHRWRVSHSNPFGNNNNCEAAKSPDELYGKSRNQDLGSCLDNIAAWNRLHPDHPPIVFKVEMKVGFNDRAGLGPDEFDRLVSQKLGGSVYKPADLLGGTYGTLDAAARADAWPTRDSLRGKFLFELIPGTVEQANPFDHYWTDEEYGDHLRDLSGAGQLGQAQAFPAVLGAENGDPRAGRYDASIRPWFVLFDGDAATYVNNAYDTSFYAANHYILITTGADGVSPAISSTSPTDAEVASRLALLAKNHASLITSDWSAKPASVLGAVANRG; this is translated from the coding sequence ATGCGCGGCATCAGACGACCGGCGGCGCTCGTGGGCGCCGCCGCCTTACTGGCGGTGGCACCGGGCCACGCCCACGCGGCGTCGCCGAAGTTCTCCGAGACGACGGCGATCGGCACGCACAACGCGTACGACAAGGCCAAGTACACGTACTTCGCACAGGCGTTGGACTCGGGCGCCTCGCTGCTGGAACTGGACGTGTACGTGGACAGCATCACCCACCGGTGGCGGGTCAGCCACAGCAACCCGTTCGGGAACAACAACAACTGCGAGGCGGCGAAGTCCCCGGACGAGCTGTACGGCAAGAGCCGCAACCAGGATCTCGGCAGCTGCCTCGACAACATCGCGGCCTGGAACCGGCTGCACCCCGACCACCCGCCGATCGTGTTCAAGGTCGAGATGAAGGTCGGCTTCAACGACCGGGCGGGGCTGGGCCCGGACGAATTCGACCGGCTCGTCTCGCAGAAGCTCGGCGGCAGCGTGTACAAGCCCGCCGACCTGCTGGGCGGGACCTACGGCACGCTGGACGCCGCCGCCCGGGCGGACGCCTGGCCCACCCGCGACTCCCTGCGGGGGAAGTTCCTCTTCGAGCTGATCCCGGGCACGGTCGAGCAGGCGAACCCCTTCGACCACTACTGGACGGACGAGGAGTACGGCGACCATCTGCGGGACCTGTCCGGGGCCGGGCAGCTCGGGCAGGCCCAGGCCTTCCCGGCCGTGCTCGGCGCCGAGAACGGCGACCCGCGCGCCGGCCGCTACGACGCGTCGATCCGGCCGTGGTTCGTGTTATTCGACGGTGACGCGGCGACCTACGTCAACAACGCCTACGACACGTCGTTCTACGCCGCGAACCACTACATCCTGATCACGACGGGCGCCGACGGCGTGTCCCCGGCGATCTCCTCGACCAGTCCCACGGACGCGGAAGTCGCCTCCCGGCTGGCCCTGTTGGCCAAGAACCACGCGAGCCTGATCACCTCCGACTGGTCGGCGAAGCCCGCGTCGGTCCTGGGGGCGGTCGCGAACCGAGGCTGA
- a CDS encoding enhanced serine sensitivity protein SseB C-terminal domain-containing protein → MLRQVTPGRYDAYEALLRALATPSSGQIWMLLWHGQAGSPDAQYGDMEVDGFHYAPCVTSAQELSASGWNRSYEVVDGLDVARTLYPDHYGLWLNPHARGGGVGIPWLDLRRLATGLDRQPAGPLRLAEPTIEIPQFYALLAQNAHRTPALRSLRRAWVQPALGAPYLALGLDVYDTSPAAVDSVRGMMQQSVGAVPEGLPVSTVAMTDEYDPVVMWMRANARPFYDREAHAAPPQPQLQAAPQPQAPAAGYGYPPVHGGY, encoded by the coding sequence ATGCTGCGCCAGGTCACGCCCGGACGCTACGACGCCTACGAGGCCCTGCTCCGCGCCCTCGCCACCCCCTCCTCCGGCCAGATCTGGATGCTCCTGTGGCACGGCCAGGCCGGCTCCCCGGACGCCCAGTACGGGGACATGGAGGTCGACGGCTTCCACTACGCCCCCTGTGTCACCTCCGCCCAGGAGCTGTCGGCCAGCGGCTGGAACCGCTCGTACGAAGTGGTCGACGGGCTCGACGTGGCCCGCACCCTCTACCCCGACCACTACGGCCTCTGGCTCAACCCGCACGCCCGGGGCGGCGGCGTCGGCATCCCCTGGCTGGACCTGCGCCGTCTCGCCACCGGACTGGACCGGCAGCCCGCCGGCCCGCTCCGGCTCGCCGAACCCACCATCGAGATCCCGCAGTTCTACGCCCTGCTCGCGCAGAACGCCCACCGCACCCCGGCCCTGCGCTCCCTGCGCCGCGCCTGGGTGCAGCCGGCGCTCGGGGCGCCGTACCTCGCCCTCGGCCTGGACGTGTACGACACCTCGCCCGCCGCGGTCGACTCGGTCCGCGGGATGATGCAGCAGTCCGTCGGGGCGGTCCCGGAGGGGCTGCCGGTGTCGACGGTCGCGATGACCGACGAGTACGACCCGGTGGTGATGTGGATGCGGGCCAACGCGCGCCCGTTCTACGACCGCGAGGCCCACGCGGCCCCGCCCCAGCCCCAGCTGCAGGCCGCTCCGCAGCCGCAGGCGCCGGCCGCGGGATACGGCTATCCGCCGGTGCACGGTGGCTACTGA
- a CDS encoding AAA family ATPase, producing MNRTSAYAATTGIAVPKQPSAPARERAAARSVPVVRDLRDRAGRSPHALLFGPADLVVITGLPGSGKSTLMHRTVTGHRIDSQDTRDRWDTKVPRALPYALYRPLVRLAHYTGLRRALRTGEGVVVHDCGTQPWVRAWLAREARRRGGTLHLLLLDVPPGTARAGQRERGRGVSRYAFRRHRRTAERLLCAVEKGELPAGCGSAVLLDRDAADVLSRVGFTR from the coding sequence GTGAACAGGACCTCGGCCTACGCCGCCACCACCGGCATCGCGGTGCCGAAGCAGCCTTCCGCGCCGGCCCGTGAGCGCGCGGCGGCCCGCTCCGTCCCGGTCGTCCGCGACCTGCGCGACCGCGCGGGCCGCAGCCCGCACGCCCTGCTCTTCGGGCCGGCCGACCTGGTGGTGATCACCGGCCTGCCCGGCAGCGGCAAGTCCACCCTCATGCACCGCACGGTCACCGGCCACCGCATCGACTCCCAGGACACCCGAGACCGCTGGGACACCAAGGTCCCGCGCGCGCTCCCGTACGCGCTCTACCGCCCGCTGGTCCGCCTCGCCCACTACACCGGCCTGCGCAGGGCCCTGCGCACCGGCGAGGGCGTCGTCGTGCACGACTGCGGCACCCAGCCGTGGGTGCGCGCCTGGCTGGCCCGCGAGGCCCGGCGCCGCGGCGGCACCCTGCACCTGCTCCTCCTCGACGTCCCGCCCGGCACGGCCAGGGCGGGCCAGCGCGAGCGCGGCCGGGGCGTGTCCCGCTACGCCTTCCGCCGCCACCGCCGTACGGCCGAGCGCCTGCTGTGCGCCGTGGAGAAGGGGGAGCTGCCCGCCGGCTGCGGTTCGGCGGTGCTGCTGGACCGGGACGCGGCGGACGTCCTCAGCCGCGTGGGCTTCACTCGGTGA
- the glyA gene encoding serine hydroxymethyltransferase, producing the protein MTVLNTPLHELDPEIAAAVDAELGRQQSTLEMIASENFAPLAVMEAQGSVLTNKYAEGYPGRRYYGGCEHVDVAEQIAIDRIKELFGAEYANVQPHSGASANQAALFALAQPGDTILGLDLAHGGHLTHGMRLNFSGKQFNVVAYHVDDSGLVDMAEVERLAKEHRPKVIIAGWSAYPRQLDFAEFRRIADEVEAYLWVDMAHFAGLVAAGLHPNPVEHADVVTSTTHKTLGGPRGGIILAKKDFAKKLNSSVFPGFQGGPLEHVIAAKAVSFKVAASEEFKERQRRTVEGARILAERLTAPDAREAGVNVLSGGTDVHLILVDLRESELDGQQAEDRLHEVGITVNRNAVPNDPRPPMVTSGLRIGTPALATRGFTAEDFAEVADVIAEALKPSYDAEALKARVQALADKHPLYAGLNK; encoded by the coding sequence ATGACCGTCCTGAACACGCCCCTGCACGAGCTGGACCCGGAGATCGCCGCCGCGGTCGACGCCGAGCTCGGCCGCCAGCAGTCCACCCTGGAGATGATCGCCTCCGAGAACTTCGCGCCGCTCGCGGTGATGGAGGCCCAGGGCTCGGTCCTCACCAACAAGTACGCCGAGGGCTACCCGGGCCGCCGCTACTACGGCGGCTGCGAGCACGTCGACGTCGCCGAGCAGATCGCCATCGACCGGATCAAGGAGCTGTTCGGCGCCGAGTACGCGAACGTCCAGCCCCACTCCGGCGCCTCCGCCAACCAGGCGGCCCTGTTCGCGCTGGCCCAGCCCGGGGACACGATCCTCGGCCTGGACCTGGCGCACGGCGGCCACCTGACCCACGGCATGCGGCTGAACTTCTCCGGCAAGCAGTTCAACGTGGTCGCGTACCACGTGGACGACTCCGGCCTGGTCGACATGGCCGAGGTCGAGCGGCTCGCCAAGGAGCACCGCCCGAAGGTGATCATCGCGGGCTGGTCGGCGTACCCGCGGCAGCTGGACTTCGCCGAGTTCCGCCGGATCGCCGACGAGGTCGAGGCGTACCTGTGGGTCGACATGGCCCACTTCGCGGGTCTGGTCGCCGCCGGTCTGCACCCGAACCCGGTCGAGCACGCGGACGTGGTCACCTCCACGACGCACAAGACCCTCGGCGGTCCGCGCGGCGGCATCATCCTCGCCAAGAAGGACTTCGCCAAGAAGCTGAACTCGTCCGTCTTCCCGGGCTTCCAGGGCGGTCCCCTGGAGCACGTGATCGCGGCGAAGGCGGTCTCCTTCAAGGTCGCCGCCTCGGAGGAGTTCAAGGAGCGCCAGCGTCGTACGGTGGAGGGTGCCCGCATCCTCGCCGAGCGCCTGACGGCGCCCGACGCCCGCGAGGCCGGCGTGAACGTGCTCTCCGGCGGCACGGACGTGCACCTGATCCTGGTGGATCTGCGTGAGTCCGAGCTGGACGGGCAGCAGGCCGAGGACCGTCTCCACGAGGTCGGCATCACGGTCAACCGCAACGCCGTCCCGAACGACCCTCGGCCCCCGATGGTCACCTCGGGTCTGCGGATCGGCACGCCCGCCCTCGCCACCCGCGGCTTCACGGCCGAGGACTTCGCCGAGGTCGCGGACGTGATCGCCGAGGCGCTGAAGCCGTCGTACGACGCCGAGGCCCTCAAGGCGCGCGTGCAGGCGCTCGCCGACAAGCACCCGCTGTACGCGGGCCTGAACAAGTAG
- a CDS encoding helix-turn-helix domain-containing protein, translating to MPGGRLTQQERQRIALGLADGLAYAEIARRLDRPTSTVTREVMRNGGPTGYRADLAHRATERRARRRGQTAPRDPGTTAQPHGRDAEAVRAYEELLTAVFMGSGLPRMTARVLVCLYTTDAGTLTASELVQRLQVSPATVSKAIAFLESQGLVRRERDERRRERYVVDDDVMYQSTMASARATAHLGETARQGVGVLGPGTPAATRLENIARFVDFVSESIARAAEQAREILHTKPGGAPDGTSGISAEHG from the coding sequence ATGCCGGGAGGCAGGCTCACCCAGCAGGAACGTCAGCGGATCGCGCTGGGACTGGCCGACGGCCTCGCCTACGCGGAGATCGCCAGGCGCCTGGACCGCCCGACCTCGACCGTCACACGCGAGGTCATGCGCAACGGCGGACCCACCGGCTACCGCGCCGACCTCGCCCACCGGGCCACCGAACGACGCGCCCGGCGCCGCGGGCAGACCGCCCCGCGGGACCCCGGCACCACCGCGCAGCCGCACGGTCGGGACGCCGAGGCCGTCCGTGCCTACGAGGAGCTGCTCACCGCCGTCTTCATGGGGTCGGGCCTGCCCCGGATGACGGCCCGTGTGCTGGTCTGCCTCTACACCACCGACGCGGGCACCCTCACCGCGTCCGAACTCGTCCAGCGCCTCCAGGTCAGCCCGGCGACCGTCTCCAAGGCGATCGCCTTCCTGGAGAGCCAGGGCCTCGTCCGCCGGGAGCGCGACGAACGCCGTCGCGAGCGCTACGTCGTGGACGACGACGTCATGTACCAGTCGACGATGGCCAGCGCCCGCGCCACCGCCCACCTCGGCGAGACCGCACGGCAGGGCGTCGGTGTCCTCGGCCCCGGCACCCCCGCCGCCACCCGACTGGAGAACATCGCCCGCTTCGTGGACTTCGTCTCCGAGAGCATCGCCCGCGCCGCGGAGCAGGCCCGCGAGATCCTCCACACGAAGCCCGGCGGGGCGCCGGACGGCACCAGCGGGATCTCTGCGGAGCACGGCTAG